TTTTCTGCCAGCACGTCGATACCCGCGTCATCGACTCGCGGGTGTCCGATGACGGCGCGACGATCCGCCGCCGTCGCGTCTGCGAGGCCTGCGGTGAGCGGTTTTCGACGCTGGAGACGATCGAGCTGAAGTTGCCGGTGATCATCAAGTCCGATGGCCGGCGCGAGGCGTTCGATGCCCGCAAGCTGCGCGCCGGGTTCGACCGCGCCCTGCAGAAGCGGCCGGTGGCCGAGGAGCAGATCGAGGCGGCGGTGCGCGCGGTGGTGCACCAGCTGCGCCGCACCACCGAGCGTGAGCTGTCCTCGATCCGCGTCGGCGAGTTCGTCATGGGCGAGCTGCGCAAGCTCGACCACGTGGGCTACGTGCGCTTCGCCTCGGTGTACCGGGCGTTCCAGGACGTGGCCGATTTCCGCGACGAACTCGACCGGCTGGAGAGCGACAACTCCGGCGACGAGCAACTGCCGCTGCTGGGCGGCGCTGACGAGCCGCTGCCGTCCGCCACGCGTAAACGTTGAGCCGGACCACGGTCGCACCCCTTAACTGCAGGAACCTGCGTTGATGCCCGAGTTCACCGCCACCGACCACCTGATGATGACGCGCGCGCTGCGCCTGGCCGAGCGCGGCGCCTACACCACCCGGCCCAACCCGATGGTCGGCTGCGTCATCGTCAAGGGCGACGAAGTGGTCGGCGAGGGCTGGCACCAGCGCGCCGGCGAAGGCCATGCCGAGGTGCTGGCCCTGCAGGAGGCCGGCAAGCGGGCCAAGGGTGCGACCGTGTACGTGACGCTGGAGCCGTGCGCGCATACCGGCAGTACCGGCCCCTGCGCGGATGCCTTGATCGCCGCCGGTGTGTCGCGCGTGGTCGCGGCGATGCGCGACCCGTTTCCGCAGGTCGACGGTGCGGGCTTCGAGCGCTTGCGCGAGGCCGGCATCGAGGTCGCGGAAGGCCTGATGGAAGACCAGGCGCGCGCGCTCAACCGCGGCTACCTGTCGCGGCTGGGCCGGGGCCGGCCGTGGGTCCGGGTCAAGCTCGCGGCGAGCATGGACGGGCGCAGCGCGCTGGCCAACGGCGAATCGAAATGGATCAGCGGTCCGGCCTCACGCAACGACGTGCAGCACTGGCGCGCGCGCGCCGGGGCGATCCTCACCGGCGCCGGCACGGTGCTGGCCGATGACCCGTCGCTGACGGTGCGGCTGGACGAGGACATCGCGTTCGTGCCGCCCCTGCGCGTGGTGCTGGATCCCGGCCTGGCGACCATCGCGCGCGGCAAGGTGCGCGAGGGCGATGCACCGACGCTGTACATCCACGCTCCCGACACCAAGCTCGCCCGCGGCATCAGCGCACAGCTGGCGGTTGTGCCGGTGAAAGTGGGCCGCTTTGATCTGGCGGCGGTGCTCAAGCTGCTCGCCGATCGCGGCATCAACGAGGTGATGGTCGAAGCGGGCGCCACGCTCGCGGCCGCCTTCCTTGAGGCCGGACTGGCCGATGAGGTCCTGCTGTACGTCGCGCCGGTCCTGCTGGGCTCGAACGCGCGACCGCTGTTCGACGGCCTCAACGTCGACCACATGGACCAGGTGATGCGCATGGAGACGGTCGAGACCCGGCTGCTGGGTGAGGACATCCGGGTGCTGCTGCGTCCGCGCCCGTCAGGGGCGCGTCCAGGCTAGCCCAGC
The genomic region above belongs to Lysobacter avium and contains:
- the nrdR gene encoding transcriptional regulator NrdR, yielding MHCLFCQHVDTRVIDSRVSDDGATIRRRRVCEACGERFSTLETIELKLPVIIKSDGRREAFDARKLRAGFDRALQKRPVAEEQIEAAVRAVVHQLRRTTERELSSIRVGEFVMGELRKLDHVGYVRFASVYRAFQDVADFRDELDRLESDNSGDEQLPLLGGADEPLPSATRKR
- the ribD gene encoding bifunctional diaminohydroxyphosphoribosylaminopyrimidine deaminase/5-amino-6-(5-phosphoribosylamino)uracil reductase RibD yields the protein MPEFTATDHLMMTRALRLAERGAYTTRPNPMVGCVIVKGDEVVGEGWHQRAGEGHAEVLALQEAGKRAKGATVYVTLEPCAHTGSTGPCADALIAAGVSRVVAAMRDPFPQVDGAGFERLREAGIEVAEGLMEDQARALNRGYLSRLGRGRPWVRVKLAASMDGRSALANGESKWISGPASRNDVQHWRARAGAILTGAGTVLADDPSLTVRLDEDIAFVPPLRVVLDPGLATIARGKVREGDAPTLYIHAPDTKLARGISAQLAVVPVKVGRFDLAAVLKLLADRGINEVMVEAGATLAAAFLEAGLADEVLLYVAPVLLGSNARPLFDGLNVDHMDQVMRMETVETRLLGEDIRVLLRPRPSGARPG